A genomic window from Salvia miltiorrhiza cultivar Shanhuang (shh) chromosome 5, IMPLAD_Smil_shh, whole genome shotgun sequence includes:
- the LOC131026550 gene encoding mannose-specific lectin alpha chain-like, with protein sequence MAKLLQTLIPLFSSIVLLLATAAKMGRSQSTSFTYDFWGDQPTELLYQGDANFPSDSTFLRLTKTTASGSAVGFSIGRLVYPTPVTFWEAGAQVDFVSTLNFLISPNAGDTNPADGLTFFIAPVGLPLGFTGGCFGIFNSSGIGPSVFAVEFDIFSNAGVDPSYRHIGIDIETRVSKNVTDVGDALLGQRVTAIISYKEATKLISVCVAAGSQKYEVSYVYDLSAILPQQVQVGISAGTGGAVAVHDLVSWSFTSTPVHGGATAGQEEEGYIRQYV encoded by the coding sequence ATGGCCAAGCTTCTTCAAACCCTAAttcctctcttctcctccatcGTCCTCCTCCTCGCCACGGCTGCCAAAATGGGGCGGTCCCAATCGACGTCCTTCACCTACGACTTCTGGGGCGACCAACCGACCGAGCTCCTCTACCAAGGCGACGCCAATTTCCCGTCAGActccaccttcctccgcctgaCCAAGACCACCGCCTCCGGCAGCGCGGTCGGGTTTAGCATCGGCCGGCTCGTGTACCCGACACCGGTCACGTTCTGGGAAGCCGGGGCGCAGGTCGACTTTGTGAGCACCCTTAACTTCCTCATAAGCCCCAACGCCGGCGACACGAACCCGGCCGACGGCCTCACCTTCTTCATAGCTCCGGTCGGCTTACCCCTCGGCTTCACCGGCGGCTGCTTCGGAATCTTCAACTCCTCGGGCATCGGCCCCTCCGTCTTCGCCGTGGAATTCGACATCTTCTCCAACGCTGGAGTGGATCCCAGCTATCGTCATATTGGGATTGACATCGAAACTAGGGTTTCCAAAAATGTGACCGACGTCGGCGACGCGTTGCTCGGGCAGCGGGTGACTGCCATCATCAGCTACAAGGAAGCCACGAAGCTGATCAGTGTGTGCGTCGCCGCCGGCTCACAAAAATACGAGGTGAGCTATGTGTACGACCTGAGCGCCATTCTTCCTCAGCAGGTTCAGGTCGGGATCTCCGCGGGCACCGGAGGAGCAGTCGCCGTGCACGACCTCGTCTCGTGGTCTTTCACTTCCACCCCCGTGCATGGCGGCGCCACCGCTGGCCAAGAGGAGGAAGGGTACATCCGGCAATATGTgtga